The genomic window TAACTGGATATCAAAATTTTATAGCCTAGAGTGAATGCTAAGTTATTTTTGTACTTTTTTTATTACCTAGCTTTTAGTAAAAATCATTAATAATATATCTCCTAAAAGAAAGCAAAATTTCCCTATATCAATATATTCAGTATCTTGATGACAAATTTAAATGTAAATTTAATTTTCATAATCTACTAATTTGCCAAAGATATTTACTTGATTCAAATAATGCTAGATGTTTGAAAGAACAGCACAATCTACCAGTCAATTTTGCATGACCTCATAAATTAATTTCAGCGAGTGGTGGTAATAAATTCGTTGTTTTTATTTGTAAGTTACAACTATATGTGTAATAGCTATAACTTTCTTTAATAGGTTATCCAACGAATTGTGTGATTGGTCTTTACTTCAGGATTAGAGTGATGTTTATGCCATACCAATAACTTTAAGTTGGTTATACTTAATAGCTTTTATACTTTCTTGCTATTTATAACAGTGTTTCTTACCTCTCCAGAACTATGTAATATTATTTAAAAGTTTCTTGAGTTACGAATCTTTACTCAGAAACTTTTCATTGATGATACGTTGAACTGTTCACACCACTAATATTTCATGGTTGTTGCTTACAATACTGATTGCTCTTGTTCTTATTAGACAAATTCAAAAGTTATTGCACCCAAGTACCTGTGTAATCACGGTTACTTGCTGACCAATTCAATATGTTTTTTAGTTAGTGTGCAGTAATTCTACCATCACCTAGTGGGGGAGACAGGAGTAACATAGACAACTTTAAAAAGCGCACACTAGAAATTTTTCTTAGCTTTAAAATTACAGGCTGAAATAATATGAAGTATATACGTAGAAATCTGTATAGATATGTAAATGAATATAAAGCTTCAATGAAGAGGTAGGGGGAAATGACCCCCTTCTTCCTGCTGTGAAGCGCGCCAACGCGGAGCTTCCCCCAGGGAAGTGTCGAATCCCCCAACTGTCCCCCCTGCTCCCTTATCTCTTCTTCAATTAGTCATCAAAACTACGGGGATTTAAACCCCTATACTTTGTTAAGTTGCACAGACAACTCATCTAGATGGAATAGTACAAGGGAAAGGATTTAGCATCCTTTGGTTTGACATATACTTTTTGCTGTGCTTCTAACTGTAATTCGTTAAAGCGATCGCGCGTTAAGTGAGCATTCACCACTTGACCATCATCTAAGGTCAACTCTACCTGAATTTCCCAACCTAAGTGGATTAACCGACTGACTGTCGCCGGTGCAGTAGCACCGTTAGCGTGCTTTTCAATCACTACATCTTGGGGGCGTAAAAATACATCTGGGTGTGACGAATCAAACCCACTGCTTTGAAAAATCTTCGATGTGCTGGGTAAGACGTTCACGGGTCCGATAAAACTCATCACAAAAGCCGTCGCCGGATTATCGTAAATTTCTGCCGGTGTTCCTACTTGTTCTACACGTCCTTGGTTCATCACCACAACTTCATCTGAGACTTCCATTGCTTCTTCTTGGTCGTGGGTGACAAACACAGTAGTCACATGAACTTCATCATGGAGACGACGTAACCAAGCGCGTAAATCTTTGCGGACTTTGGCATCCAATGCCCCAAAGGGTTCATCTAATAGTAATACACTGGGTTCTACGGCTAATGCTCTGGCTAAAGCTACGCGCTGTCTTTGACCACCAGATAATTGTGATGGATAGCGATCGCCTAATCCACTTAATTGCACCAATTCTAGCAACTGTTCGACTCGACCTTTCACTTTTTTAGCGTGGGTCTTACGAATTTCTAAACCAAAAGCAATATTTTGCCGGACTGTTAGATGCTTAAATAGAGCATAGTGCTGAAATACAAACCCAATATTCCGCTCTTGCACACTCTGATTTGTGGCATCTTTACCTGTAAGCAAGATTTTGCCGCTATCTGGCATTTCTAAACCAGCAATTAAGCGGAGTAGCGTGGACTTTCCAGACCCAGATGGCCCTAATAAAGCTACTAATGAGCCACTGTCTATTTCTAAGCTGACTTGATCAACAGCTTTAAAACTTCCGAACTGCTTGGATACATTTTCAACTACTATGCCCACAAGTTCTGTACCTCTGCCACTCTAACTACGGCTTATTGCTAGGTTTACCGTAATTTAATATATACCATATCTAATTGCGCTGAGATTAAATTACTCGTAAAAATCTTTAGTCATTAGTCCCCCTCTAACTTGCTTGTCCCCCAGTCCCCAGAAATTATTGAATTTTGAATTAATTTTTCCCCAATTCTCCACTGAGTTTTTGTATCGAAATATTAAGGAATGTTGCATTTCTGTCAAAACCTGGAGGGAGAGCGCGAAATCAGTCAAAAGACCGTGGTACGATGCTTTCGGTAAATGTGAAGATTGGGAGAAAACCTTTGACACTACGGGTTGCTGTTGTTGGATCAGGCCCAGCTGGTTCCTCTGCTGCTGAAACACTAGCAAAGGCTGGGATTGAGACCTATCTCTTCGAGCGGAAGTTAGATAACGCCAAGCCCTGCGGAGGTGCGATACCTCTGTGTATGGTAAGTGAATTTGATTTACCACCAGAGATTATTGATCGCCAGGTGCGGAAGATGAAAATGATTTCACCTTCCAATCGTGAGGTTGATATCAATTTAATAAAACAAGATGAATATATAGGAATGTGCCGCCGCGAAGTGCTAGATGGCTTCTTGCGGGATCGGGCGGCAAAACTGGGGGCAAATTTAATTAATGCCACTGTTCATAAAGTAGATATACCATCAAATAACACCGATCCATATACTATTCACTATATTGATCATAGTGAAGGTGCTGTACAAGGGATTACCAGAACCCTGAAAGTCGATTTAATTATCGGAGCAGATGGGGCAAATTCCCGCATTGCCAAAGAAATGGATGCAGGGGATTATAACTATGCGATCGCTTTCCAAGAGCGGATTCGCTTACCCCAAGATAAAATGGCATACTACAACGACCTTGCCGAAATGTATGTCGGTAATGACGTTTCTACAGACTTCTACGCTTGGGTTTTTCCCAAATATGATCACGTAGCCGTCGGTACTGGCACAATGCACGTCAACAAAGCCAGCATCAAACAGTTACAAGCTGGTATCCGCGCCCGTGCCAGCGAAAAACTAGCAGGCGGTAAAATCATCAAAGTAGAAGCCCACCCCATTCCCGAACATCCACGTCCCCGGCGTGTAGTTGGTCGTATTGCTTTAGTCGGAGATGCGGCTGGCTACGTTACCAAATCTTCCGGTGAAGGCATTTACTTTGCTGCTAAATCTGGGCGGATGTGTGCAGAAACCATTGTGGAAATTTCCCAAAATGGTAGCCGTATTCCTACAGAAAACGAAATCAAGCTTTATATCCAACGTTGGGATAAAAAATACGGTCTAACTTACAAAGTGTTAGACATCCTGCAAACAGTCTTCTATCGTTCTGATGCTACCCGCGAAGCATTTGTAGAAATGTGTGGGGACTTGGATGTACAAAAACTCACCTTTGATAGCTATCTGTATAAAACAGTCGTCCCAGCTAACCCCTTTACCCAGTTGAAAATCACTGCCAAAACAATTGGTAGTTTAATTCGTGGTAACGCTTTAGCACCCTAATCATGAGTGCTGAGTAATGAGTAATGAGTAATGAGTAATGAGTAATGCTTTAGCACCCTCATCAGGAGTAAAACAAGTAACAATGAGTGAGTTTACAACTCAGGACTCACAACTCAGTCTCACAACCGGCTAAACGCCGCGCTACCGCTAACACAACTCAGCACTAAAATAAATGGCACTCCCTAGATTCTGCCAACAGGGAGTGCCATTTATTTTAGGAAAGTTTAGCGTTGATTTGTAGCGATGGATGTGTCAATTTGCGGGCAAAGCTTACCTGTAGGGTAATTAGCGAAGCGAAATCTAGACACGCGCAGCGCGACTGCTTGAAGAGTAGAATTTCCTGTGATACCCTACATTACAAACTGCATCTTCCTCAGTGTGTCCTATAGTTAAGGGCATTGAGCAAAATTTCATTCAACTACTGATGTGGTAGCACCCTCATTTGATGGTGGAATACTAGGCAATTCCAGGCAGTATCCCGCACCATACACGGTTTTGATATAGCGAGGGTGGCGGGGATCTGGTTCTAACTTAGTCCGCAAATGCCGGATATGCACGCGAATAGTTTCGATATCATCATCTGGGTCGTAGCCCCAAACTTCTCTAAGGATTTCACTAGGGGAAACAGTTTGACCATGACGTTGCAGCAAACAGTGCAGCAGTTCAAATTCCAGATGAGTGAGTTTCACGGTTTGATGAAACCAAATAGCCTCAAATCGCTCTGGAACTAAAGTCAGAGGTCCATAGTTCAAAATTTCACTGTGCTTTGCTGCTTGGGGAATGCGGTCAGTACGCCGCAATAATGCCCGGACTCGTGCCAGCATTTCTTCCACCTCAAAGGGCTTGGTAAGATAGTCGTCTGCCCCGGCATTAAAGCCTTCTACCTTATCTTGAGTTTGACTAAGGGCAGTCAGCATCAAAACAGGTATTTCGGCTGTGCGTTCGTCTCGACGCAGGCGTTGGCAA from Nostoc sp. UHCC 0870 includes these protein-coding regions:
- a CDS encoding sulfate/molybdate ABC transporter ATP-binding protein, producing the protein MGIVVENVSKQFGSFKAVDQVSLEIDSGSLVALLGPSGSGKSTLLRLIAGLEMPDSGKILLTGKDATNQSVQERNIGFVFQHYALFKHLTVRQNIAFGLEIRKTHAKKVKGRVEQLLELVQLSGLGDRYPSQLSGGQRQRVALARALAVEPSVLLLDEPFGALDAKVRKDLRAWLRRLHDEVHVTTVFVTHDQEEAMEVSDEVVVMNQGRVEQVGTPAEIYDNPATAFVMSFIGPVNVLPSTSKIFQSSGFDSSHPDVFLRPQDVVIEKHANGATAPATVSRLIHLGWEIQVELTLDDGQVVNAHLTRDRFNELQLEAQQKVYVKPKDAKSFPLYYSI
- the chlP gene encoding geranylgeranyl reductase → MLSVNVKIGRKPLTLRVAVVGSGPAGSSAAETLAKAGIETYLFERKLDNAKPCGGAIPLCMVSEFDLPPEIIDRQVRKMKMISPSNREVDINLIKQDEYIGMCRREVLDGFLRDRAAKLGANLINATVHKVDIPSNNTDPYTIHYIDHSEGAVQGITRTLKVDLIIGADGANSRIAKEMDAGDYNYAIAFQERIRLPQDKMAYYNDLAEMYVGNDVSTDFYAWVFPKYDHVAVGTGTMHVNKASIKQLQAGIRARASEKLAGGKIIKVEAHPIPEHPRPRRVVGRIALVGDAAGYVTKSSGEGIYFAAKSGRMCAETIVEISQNGSRIPTENEIKLYIQRWDKKYGLTYKVLDILQTVFYRSDATREAFVEMCGDLDVQKLTFDSYLYKTVVPANPFTQLKITAKTIGSLIRGNALAP
- a CDS encoding response regulator transcription factor: MPRILVIDDDPAISELVAVNLEMAGYDVSQAEDGIKGQALALQLQPDLIMLDLMLPRVDGFTVCQRLRRDERTAEIPVLMLTALSQTQDKVEGFNAGADDYLTKPFEVEEMLARVRALLRRTDRIPQAAKHSEILNYGPLTLVPERFEAIWFHQTVKLTHLEFELLHCLLQRHGQTVSPSEILREVWGYDPDDDIETIRVHIRHLRTKLEPDPRHPRYIKTVYGAGYCLELPSIPPSNEGATTSVVE